The Janthinobacterium lividum genome has a window encoding:
- a CDS encoding AraC family transcriptional regulator, which yields MTVARLRSRVLNEYDIAPPEIAGTIVAMPAAPTPLTRLIAPRTALASCVRAFLVRDTTGCAPLPPAQRLNRFPATPMCCLLWTVAGEVEAAAPGPDLLHVRMPPALFSGPRGYPLVSYNPGPVHSFMVMLYPAALHALTGIDMAVLFDQVRPLDPLFDADWLALSDAVLAAPDDAARIALVEAFLAPRWALARKSGDHPAGAIQDWVSRLGVQAASTGLASGVRNIERRIKAWAGQPMRTLRRMRRAEQSFLDAREAMLQGNASWSDIAAEGGYADQAHLCREVRAITGLSPTELARASRDDESYWVYRIWA from the coding sequence ATGACTGTAGCGCGCTTGCGTTCGCGCGTCTTGAACGAATACGACATCGCGCCGCCAGAAATTGCCGGTACAATCGTCGCCATGCCTGCCGCCCCTACGCCCCTGACCCGCCTGATCGCGCCGCGCACCGCGCTCGCTTCCTGCGTGCGCGCCTTCCTCGTGCGCGACACCACGGGCTGCGCGCCCTTGCCGCCGGCGCAGCGCCTGAACCGTTTTCCTGCCACGCCCATGTGCTGCCTGCTGTGGACCGTCGCGGGCGAGGTCGAGGCGGCGGCGCCCGGCCCCGATTTGTTGCATGTGCGCATGCCGCCTGCCCTGTTCAGCGGCCCGCGCGGCTATCCGCTGGTCAGCTACAACCCCGGCCCCGTGCACTCGTTCATGGTGATGTTGTATCCGGCCGCCCTGCATGCGCTGACGGGCATCGACATGGCCGTCCTGTTCGACCAGGTGCGCCCGCTCGACCCCCTGTTCGACGCCGACTGGCTGGCGCTGTCCGATGCCGTGTTGGCCGCACCCGACGACGCGGCGCGCATCGCGCTGGTGGAGGCATTCCTGGCGCCGCGCTGGGCGCTGGCACGCAAAAGCGGCGACCATCCGGCCGGCGCCATACAGGACTGGGTGAGCCGCCTGGGCGTGCAAGCGGCATCGACGGGCCTGGCCAGTGGCGTGCGCAATATCGAGCGCCGCATCAAGGCCTGGGCCGGCCAGCCCATGCGCACCCTGCGCCGCATGCGCCGCGCGGAACAGTCGTTTCTCGACGCGCGCGAGGCCATGCTGCAAGGCAATGCCTCATGGAGCGATATCGCTGCCGAGGGTGGTTACGCCGACCAGGCCCACCTGTGCCGCGAGGTGCGCGCCATCACGGGCTTGAGTCCCACCGAACTGGCGCGCGCCAGCCGCGATGATGAAAGTTACTGGGTGTACAGGATATGGGCGTAG
- a CDS encoding cytochrome P450, producing the protein MPPLDHAASPATAPALRQIRQLPGPFALPIIGNALQVRLPRIHRDVEGWVQRYGPYVRAWFGRTLVLVLADSEAVAAVLRDRPDGFRRPLSSYIVSEEMGGNPGVFLAEGSEWRNQRRMVMAGMAPGAIKAYFPALVTVAQRLQRRWHLAATQGQAISLDGDLKRYTVDIIAGLAFGSEVNTLESGEDVIQRHLDSILPAVARRSLSMLPYWRYFKLPVDRRLDRDVAALDVAVAQLVRQARRRMEQDPTRRVRPPNLLEAMIAAADEPGSGVNDRAVAGNVLTMLLAGEDTTANTLSWMIYLLQRHPHSLAKAREEVRRLAPDVTQFTLAQMDSLDYLGACASEAMRLKPVAPYIPLEALRDTVVGDVAVPAGSMLWCVLRHDTVSHAHFPDAQAFQPERWLAEGGEANNKRASMPFGAGLRTCPGRYLALLEIKIAMAMLLGSFDIAGVDTPDGGEAQELMGFVMSPIGLTMRLARPQ; encoded by the coding sequence ATGCCCCCGCTCGACCACGCCGCCTCGCCCGCCACCGCCCCAGCCCTGCGCCAGATCCGTCAGTTGCCGGGGCCGTTTGCCCTGCCCATCATCGGCAACGCGCTGCAAGTGAGACTGCCGCGTATCCACCGCGACGTGGAAGGCTGGGTGCAGCGCTATGGCCCCTACGTACGCGCCTGGTTCGGCCGTACCCTGGTGCTGGTGCTGGCCGACAGCGAGGCGGTGGCGGCCGTGCTGCGCGACCGCCCGGACGGCTTCCGTCGCCCCCTCAGCAGCTACATTGTCTCGGAAGAAATGGGCGGCAACCCTGGCGTGTTCCTGGCCGAAGGCAGCGAGTGGCGCAACCAGCGCCGCATGGTCATGGCCGGCATGGCGCCCGGCGCCATCAAGGCGTATTTCCCGGCGCTGGTGACGGTGGCGCAGCGCCTGCAGCGGCGCTGGCATCTTGCCGCCACGCAAGGCCAGGCGATCAGCCTCGATGGCGACCTGAAACGCTACACGGTCGACATCATCGCCGGCCTGGCCTTCGGCAGCGAAGTCAACACGCTCGAATCGGGCGAGGATGTAATCCAGCGCCATCTGGATTCGATCCTGCCGGCCGTGGCGCGGCGCAGCCTGTCGATGCTGCCGTACTGGCGCTACTTCAAACTGCCCGTCGACCGGCGCCTGGACCGCGACGTGGCGGCGCTGGACGTGGCCGTGGCGCAACTGGTGCGCCAGGCGCGCCGGCGCATGGAGCAGGACCCCACGCGACGCGTGCGGCCACCCAACCTGCTCGAAGCGATGATCGCCGCCGCCGACGAACCCGGCAGCGGCGTGAATGACCGCGCCGTCGCCGGCAATGTGCTGACCATGCTGCTGGCCGGCGAAGATACGACGGCCAATACGCTTTCCTGGATGATTTACCTGTTGCAGCGCCATCCACACAGCCTGGCAAAGGCGCGCGAGGAAGTACGGCGCCTGGCGCCCGACGTGACACAGTTCACGCTGGCGCAAATGGATAGCCTCGACTACCTGGGGGCCTGCGCCAGCGAAGCCATGCGCTTGAAACCGGTGGCGCCCTACATTCCGCTCGAAGCGCTGCGCGACACGGTAGTAGGCGACGTGGCCGTGCCCGCCGGCAGCATGCTGTGGTGCGTGCTGCGCCACGACACGGTGTCCCATGCGCACTTTCCCGACGCCCAGGCCTTCCAGCCGGAACGCTGGCTGGCCGAAGGCGGCGAGGCGAACAACAAGCGCGCCTCGATGCCCTTCGGCGCCGGCTTGCGCACGTGCCCCGGCCGCTATCTTGCCTTGTTGGAAATCAAGATTGCCATGGCCATGCTGCTGGGCAGCTTCGACATCGCCGGCGTCGACACGCCCGATGGCGGCGAGGCGCAGGAACTGATGGGTTTTGTGATGTCACCCATCGGTCTGACGATGCGCCTGGCGCGGCCGCAGTGA
- a CDS encoding GNAT family N-acetyltransferase, with protein sequence MTIRLESPQQADVQTLIAELDAYQQTLYPAECVYSLDLASVPPDTLLFAVARDAEGTARACGAIVVTPDFGEVKRMYVHPASRGLGLAKRLLALLEEQAQARGCRLLTLETGIHQPEAIALYARHGYQRRGPYGDYPDDPFSVFMEKPLQVAA encoded by the coding sequence ATGACTATCCGCCTGGAATCGCCGCAGCAAGCCGATGTGCAAACCCTGATTGCCGAGCTTGATGCCTATCAACAAACCCTGTATCCGGCCGAATGCGTGTATTCGCTGGACCTGGCATCCGTGCCGCCCGATACCCTGCTGTTTGCCGTCGCCCGCGATGCGGAAGGCACGGCGCGCGCCTGCGGCGCCATCGTCGTCACGCCCGATTTCGGCGAGGTCAAGCGCATGTACGTGCACCCGGCCAGCCGTGGCCTGGGCCTGGCGAAACGCCTGCTGGCCCTGCTGGAAGAGCAGGCGCAGGCGCGCGGCTGCCGCTTGCTGACCTTGGAGACGGGCATCCATCAGCCCGAGGCCATCGCCCTGTATGCGCGCCACGGCTACCAGCGGCGCGGCCCCTACGGCGACTATCCCGACGATCCGTTTAGTGTCTTCATGGAAAAACCGCTGCAGGTGGCGGCATGA
- a CDS encoding nucleotide pyrophosphohydrolase has product MSTPTDSLTDIRARLRAFADERDWDQFHTPKNLAMALSVEVAELAEHYQWLPTGADAELDEAKRTGIRHELADVLMYLVRLADKSGVDLHAAVLEKMELNAQKYPAQQVRGDARKYSEY; this is encoded by the coding sequence ATGAGCACGCCCACCGACAGCCTGACGGACATCCGCGCGCGCCTGCGCGCCTTTGCCGACGAGCGCGACTGGGACCAGTTCCACACGCCAAAGAACCTGGCCATGGCCCTGTCCGTGGAAGTGGCGGAACTGGCCGAGCACTACCAGTGGCTGCCCACGGGCGCGGATGCCGAGCTCGATGAGGCCAAGCGCACGGGCATCCGCCACGAACTGGCCGACGTGCTGATGTATCTGGTGCGCCTGGCCGACAAGAGCGGCGTCGACCTGCACGCGGCCGTGCTGGAAAAGATGGAACTCAATGCGCAGAAGTACCCGGCGCAGCAGGTGCGCGGCGACGCGCGCAAATATAGCGAATACTGA
- the bamE gene encoding outer membrane protein assembly factor BamE produces the protein MKRLGLLALVLLAACSGTRALQASKNVPYTTLEQTVQVGSSTREQVRAALGDSTAIRFDSGNEVWMYSYPAAAGAQGEYVILFGGDGVVKKVRSGQVYQVRK, from the coding sequence ATGAAGCGGCTTGGTCTCCTTGCACTGGTGCTGCTGGCCGCCTGCTCCGGCACGCGCGCCTTGCAGGCAAGCAAGAACGTGCCTTACACCACCCTGGAACAGACGGTGCAAGTGGGCAGCAGCACGCGCGAGCAGGTGCGTGCCGCGCTGGGAGACAGCACGGCCATCCGTTTCGACAGCGGCAATGAAGTGTGGATGTACAGCTACCCGGCCGCTGCAGGCGCGCAGGGCGAGTATGTCATTTTGTTTGGCGGGGATGGGGTGGTGAAGAAGGTGCGCAGCGGCCAGGTGTACCAGGTACGCAAGTGA
- a CDS encoding methyl-accepting chemotaxis protein, giving the protein MRVNTPITQNEYVLNEGMTIVSTTDLQGNINYANQYFIEVSGFSEMELLGAPQNILRHPDMPAEAFADLWDTIKTGMPWTGMVKNRCKNGDFYWVFANITPVIENGRPIGYMSVRTKPTREQINEAAALYKSFKDGNAANLAIRNGRVVRQGWAAKLAEWRKLTLSQDLALHCIVFGVVLAILGCAVWNIDGDTSTATRSWLSGAAAAAVALMLYFWAHLHNSLVAPLGDAITVARKMAGGDLTGVIDKVRDDDMGQLMAALRQTNINLHSIIGDVRANFEDIRITTAEIATGNMDLSSRTESQASSLEQTAASMEELTSTVQNSADHVATANDLAAQASTVAAKGGTIVSEVVTTMNEISTSSRKILDIIGLIDGIAFQTNILALNAAVEAARAGEHGRGFAVVAGEVRSLAQRSATAAKEVKNLIDHSIATVNAGSVLTSNAGATMTEVIASVARVTEVMDEISSTTREQNQGIGQVNQAVIHMDGITQQNAALVEQAAAAATNLAQRTDSVAKSIGIFKLKASPKRKAAGVGRSPSVGAGMASRALLKAR; this is encoded by the coding sequence ATGCGGGTCAATACGCCTATCACGCAAAATGAATACGTATTAAATGAAGGCATGACGATTGTTTCCACCACGGATTTACAGGGAAACATCAATTACGCCAATCAGTATTTCATTGAAGTCAGCGGTTTTTCAGAAATGGAACTGCTGGGTGCGCCACAGAATATCCTGCGGCATCCAGATATGCCGGCCGAAGCGTTTGCCGACCTGTGGGACACCATCAAGACGGGCATGCCCTGGACCGGCATGGTCAAGAACCGCTGCAAGAATGGCGATTTCTACTGGGTCTTCGCCAATATCACGCCCGTCATCGAAAATGGCCGCCCGATCGGCTATATGTCCGTGCGCACCAAGCCCACGCGCGAGCAGATCAACGAAGCGGCAGCCCTGTATAAAAGTTTTAAAGATGGCAATGCCGCCAACCTGGCGATCCGCAATGGCCGCGTCGTGCGCCAGGGCTGGGCCGCCAAGCTGGCCGAGTGGCGCAAGCTGACCCTGTCGCAAGACCTGGCCCTGCATTGCATCGTCTTTGGCGTGGTGCTGGCCATCCTCGGCTGCGCCGTGTGGAATATCGATGGCGACACGAGCACGGCCACGCGCAGCTGGCTCAGCGGCGCTGCCGCCGCGGCCGTCGCGCTGATGCTGTATTTCTGGGCCCATCTGCACAACTCGCTGGTCGCACCGTTGGGTGACGCCATCACCGTGGCGCGCAAGATGGCCGGAGGCGACTTGACGGGCGTCATCGACAAGGTGCGCGACGACGACATGGGGCAATTGATGGCGGCCTTGCGCCAGACGAATATCAATTTGCACAGCATCATCGGCGACGTGCGCGCCAATTTCGAGGATATCCGCATCACCACGGCGGAAATCGCCACGGGCAATATGGACCTGTCCAGCCGCACGGAATCGCAAGCGTCCAGCCTCGAGCAGACGGCGGCCAGCATGGAAGAGCTGACATCGACGGTGCAAAACAGCGCCGACCACGTGGCCACGGCCAACGACCTGGCGGCGCAGGCATCCACGGTTGCGGCCAAGGGCGGCACCATCGTCAGCGAAGTCGTCACGACGATGAATGAAATCAGCACCTCGTCGCGCAAGATTCTCGACATCATCGGCCTCATCGACGGCATCGCCTTCCAGACGAACATTCTTGCCTTGAACGCGGCCGTGGAAGCGGCCCGCGCGGGCGAGCATGGCCGCGGCTTTGCCGTCGTGGCTGGCGAAGTGCGCAGCCTGGCGCAGCGCTCGGCAACGGCGGCCAAGGAAGTCAAGAATCTGATCGACCATTCGATCGCCACCGTGAATGCAGGCAGCGTGCTGACCAGCAATGCGGGCGCCACCATGACGGAAGTGATCGCCTCGGTGGCCCGCGTGACGGAAGTGATGGACGAGATTTCCTCGACCACGCGCGAGCAGAACCAGGGCATCGGCCAGGTCAACCAGGCCGTCATCCACATGGATGGCATCACGCAGCAGAATGCGGCGCTGGTGGAGCAGGCCGCTGCGGCTGCCACCAACCTGGCGCAGCGCACCGACAGCGTGGCCAAGTCGATCGGCATATTCAAACTGAAGGCGTCGCCCAAGCGCAAGGCTGCCGGCGTAGGCCGCAGCCCCAGCGTGGGCGCGGGCATGGCCTCGCGGGCCTTGCTGAAGGCAAGATAA
- a CDS encoding DEAD/DEAH box helicase, whose product MSDTPISLFSDLNLSEPLIRALKDVGYETPSPIQAATIPLLLANRDVLGQAQTGTGKTAAFALPILSRIDLKQSSPQALVLAPTRELAIQVAEAFQVYAAHIPGFHVLPIYGGQSYGPQLSALRRGVHVIVGTPGRVIDHLDKGSLDLSKLKTLVLDEADEMLRMGFIDDVERILKETPEGHQTALFSATMPSVIKRIATTYLVNPAEVTVAAKTGTADNIRQRYWLVSGMHKLDALTRILEAEAFDGMIIFARTKLGTEELAGKLQARGFSAAAINGDIQQAQRERTIQQLKDGKIDILVATDVAARGLDVERISHVVNYDVPHDPESYTHRIGRTGRAGRSGEAILFITPREKNLLKAIERSTRQPIGMLELPTIQAVNDVRIAKFKEQISDTLALGELEQFQSLIEDFEREKNIPAIEIAAALAKMARGNVPLLLDKNKAREQATWQDDRPVRQDRFERNDRPERGDRFDRNERSERPAFPKKERIQRPADAGMQTFRIEVGHQHGVKPGNIVGAIANEAGIDSKNIGRIEIYDDYSVLDLPDSMPKELLDQLKSVWVAGQQLRISRDGDAPDLAPPAAPRKPFAAKSAPAFKDAPADAGDAAPAPRAPKKERPRPGVTAYRIEVGREHAVTPSNIVGAIANEANLEAKHIGRIDIFDNYSVLDLPEGMPPEILDHLKSVVVSGQKLRISLDDGTTERKPAPPRPKSPPRKTFK is encoded by the coding sequence ATGTCTGATACACCAATTTCCTTATTTTCCGACCTTAACCTGAGCGAGCCGCTGATTCGCGCGCTCAAGGATGTCGGTTACGAAACACCGTCGCCTATCCAGGCGGCCACGATTCCATTATTGCTCGCTAACCGCGACGTGCTGGGCCAGGCGCAAACGGGCACGGGTAAAACCGCCGCCTTCGCCTTGCCGATCCTGTCGCGTATCGATCTGAAACAAAGCTCACCCCAAGCCCTGGTCCTGGCACCGACGCGCGAACTGGCCATCCAGGTCGCCGAAGCGTTCCAGGTGTACGCCGCTCACATCCCCGGCTTCCACGTACTGCCGATCTACGGCGGCCAAAGCTACGGTCCGCAGCTGTCGGCCTTGCGCCGCGGCGTGCACGTCATCGTCGGCACCCCTGGCCGCGTGATCGATCACCTGGACAAGGGTTCGCTCGACCTGTCCAAGCTCAAAACGCTGGTGCTGGACGAAGCCGATGAAATGTTGCGCATGGGCTTTATCGACGATGTCGAACGCATCTTGAAAGAAACGCCGGAAGGCCATCAAACGGCTCTGTTCTCGGCCACCATGCCTTCCGTCATCAAGCGCATCGCCACGACCTACCTGGTGAACCCGGCCGAAGTAACGGTCGCCGCTAAGACGGGCACGGCCGACAATATCCGCCAGCGCTACTGGCTGGTGTCGGGCATGCACAAGCTCGACGCGCTGACCCGCATCCTGGAAGCGGAAGCGTTTGACGGCATGATCATCTTCGCCCGCACCAAGCTGGGTACGGAAGAGCTGGCCGGCAAGCTGCAAGCCCGTGGCTTCTCGGCTGCCGCCATCAATGGCGACATCCAGCAAGCCCAGCGCGAGCGCACGATTCAGCAGTTGAAAGACGGCAAGATCGACATCCTCGTGGCAACCGACGTGGCCGCCCGCGGCCTGGACGTCGAGCGCATCAGCCACGTCGTCAACTACGACGTGCCGCACGATCCGGAAAGCTATACCCACCGTATTGGCCGCACGGGCCGCGCCGGCCGCAGCGGCGAAGCGATTCTGTTCATCACCCCGCGTGAAAAGAACTTGCTCAAAGCCATCGAACGCTCGACCCGCCAGCCGATCGGCATGCTGGAACTGCCAACGATCCAGGCCGTCAACGACGTGCGTATCGCCAAGTTCAAGGAACAGATCAGCGACACCCTGGCCTTGGGCGAACTGGAACAGTTCCAGTCGCTGATCGAAGATTTTGAACGCGAGAAAAACATTCCCGCCATCGAGATCGCCGCCGCCCTGGCGAAGATGGCGCGTGGCAATGTGCCTCTGTTGCTGGACAAGAACAAGGCGCGCGAGCAAGCCACCTGGCAAGACGACCGTCCTGTGCGCCAAGACCGCTTCGAGCGCAACGACCGTCCGGAACGGGGCGACCGCTTCGACCGTAACGAGCGCAGCGAACGCCCGGCCTTCCCGAAAAAGGAACGTATCCAGCGTCCAGCCGACGCCGGCATGCAGACGTTCCGTATTGAAGTCGGTCATCAGCATGGTGTAAAACCAGGCAATATCGTGGGCGCCATCGCCAACGAAGCGGGCATCGATTCGAAAAACATTGGCCGCATCGAAATCTATGACGATTACAGCGTCCTGGACTTGCCGGACAGCATGCCGAAAGAATTGCTGGATCAGCTGAAGTCCGTCTGGGTTGCGGGCCAGCAGCTGCGCATCAGCCGCGACGGCGACGCGCCGGACCTGGCGCCGCCAGCCGCGCCGCGCAAGCCGTTTGCCGCCAAGTCCGCGCCAGCGTTCAAGGATGCGCCAGCGGACGCAGGCGATGCAGCTCCAGCGCCGCGCGCGCCGAAGAAGGAACGTCCACGCCCAGGCGTGACGGCCTACCGCATCGAAGTGGGCCGCGAGCACGCCGTGACGCCAAGCAACATCGTCGGCGCCATCGCCAACGAAGCGAACCTGGAAGCCAAGCATATCGGCCGCATCGATATCTTTGACAACTACAGCGTGCTGGACCTGCCGGAAGGCATGCCGCCGGAAATCCTCGACCACCTGAAATCGGTCGTGGTCTCGGGCCAGAAACTGCGCATCAGTCTCGATGACGGCACGACGGAGCGCAAGCCAGCGCCACCGCGTCCGAAGTCCCCGCCGCGCAAAACGTTTAAGTAA
- a CDS encoding alpha/beta hydrolase: MTATDLPSSNTLRTADGTLIYYKDWGSGPPVVFSHGWPLSSDAWEDQMFYLASHGYRVIAHDRRGHGRSSQPFDGNDMDTYADDLAALIEALDLTGATLVGHSTGGGEVARYIGRHGTQRLAGAVLVGAVPPLMLQTADNPLGLPLSAFDAIRAGVQADRSQFFRDLSEAFYGYNRPDAKPSQGVRDSFWRQGMQAGMPASYLCIKQFSETNFTSDLARFDVPTLVIHGDDDQIVPIAASARRTAELIIGSKLLVYAGAPHGLATTHKDRLNEDLLEFLRT, encoded by the coding sequence ATGACTGCCACCGACTTACCATCGAGCAATACCCTGCGTACCGCCGACGGCACCCTGATCTACTACAAGGACTGGGGCAGCGGCCCGCCCGTTGTCTTCAGCCACGGCTGGCCCCTGTCGTCCGACGCGTGGGAAGACCAGATGTTTTATCTGGCCTCGCACGGCTATCGCGTCATTGCGCACGACCGGCGCGGCCATGGGCGCTCGAGCCAGCCCTTCGACGGCAATGATATGGATACCTATGCGGACGACCTGGCCGCGCTGATCGAGGCGCTGGACTTGACGGGCGCCACCCTGGTCGGTCATTCGACGGGCGGCGGCGAGGTGGCGCGCTATATCGGTCGCCATGGCACGCAGCGCCTGGCGGGCGCCGTGCTGGTGGGTGCCGTGCCGCCGCTGATGCTGCAAACGGCCGACAATCCGCTGGGCTTGCCGCTGTCCGCTTTTGACGCCATCCGCGCCGGCGTGCAGGCCGATCGCAGCCAATTCTTCCGCGACTTGAGCGAGGCGTTCTATGGCTACAACCGGCCCGATGCGAAGCCGTCGCAGGGCGTGCGCGACAGTTTCTGGCGTCAAGGCATGCAGGCGGGCATGCCGGCATCCTATTTGTGCATCAAGCAATTTTCCGAGACGAATTTCACCAGCGACCTGGCCAGGTTCGATGTGCCGACCCTGGTGATCCATGGCGACGACGACCAGATCGTGCCCATCGCCGCCTCGGCGCGGCGCACTGCCGAGCTCATCATCGGCAGCAAGCTGCTCGTGTATGCGGGCGCGCCGCACGGCCTGGCGACGACGCACAAGGACCGGCTGAACGAGGACTTGCTGGAGTTCTTGCGCACCTGA